The Cryptomeria japonica chromosome 6, Sugi_1.0, whole genome shotgun sequence genomic interval cttgtttagggcaccaacccaaggagcacaaacccctgatttggggcaccaacccaaggagcaccgaccccCTAACTTAGGGAACCaatccaaggagctacaacccctacaccaagctccaactcagtgattaccaaacataatcatttacaagttaatagccttgttacaaatggattttgtaactcttctgcaaatctctctactagatcttctatcCAGTTTAGTATCGGTTCTCTGCTAACCCTCACATTGCTGCAACTTTACTCTTTGCTGCACTTTTGCCAattcagcctcttctccttctcttctagttcttctctgTGTTGGTTCTGCACTTTACCAattctctcttctctttgctacatCTCTGCTCTCCACCGATACTACACTCTGTTGGTTCTATGCCTACCTTCTCTACAGTCTTCTGCTTTTCTTCTCTGCCAGTATGAACATTGTCAGTTTTCTCATTGTTGTTGGTTGGGCACTTCAAACCCGTTcttcctcacacttagtctcttcttcttctttttgatgagcacttgactgatttctcctTGCACATGTAGCAACACTCCCTCATCCAGTGACAAAcatcaatgattttggcttgcatatttataacctagttttcccaccaaaagtcAATTCAATTTTCAGGCAATTAGGGTTTTTTCATCAACCtcgagacaaaccaaatccaatcaaatattATCCGATTTGATCACCTCAATTGTTGAACTATAACTCATCAACCAATCTCACCATTGTCATGCTTTTTTGATCTATTTTTGGCAATTTGCTTTTGACCTGTTTGCTGATTTCTTAGTTGATCACCAAGACTGGTTTTTGCAGTTTCCTTCACCTGCATCGATCTCCTCAATTGGTCTGAGCTTGATCTCTGTTGTCCTCTTgacctcaagccgcaaacctctgcaGTGCATCCCATGAATCTCGTAGTCGACATAAATGTtaacctgtcaccatctacctcactgtctgacacttcaccgactcaacacaccaacttgtgcatgcatgccacttcatcttCCATGTGGTAACCGTGTCGACATCTATCTTTGTGTCAGTATGGattggatcaccgaccaactccattaccagGTTCATCTACCGACTTGCTAACCCTACTAGTTAAACCCTCAACCgatctgtcatcaaccttgcacctcTCTTCTCTTTCGGTGTAACACTCAACCAATCAACAtgcttgctaacctaccttatgcacatcttcatcagatgggagtcttctgcattTGTGCTTGGTCCATATTACTGGTGGACATACATAGTGGTAAAcaatcttgatgacaccatgtcatcaaccttcaattgtttCCATCTGAGGCGACTGCATGCCAGTTCTAGTTGCACTCTCTTATCTGTagttgctcagccttgccttcttcttcatcagcccagaccatatctcaattggtttttcaaagtgacaaacccatcacacttcatctGTTCCGGcagctcaacatgccttctctctcggtccagtgcatatccctaatttcatgcacttgaggcattcctttgattcactggtagatccagtgtgagccttcaaacacttgcatttacatcttcttccttatctcacagaactatgatgcacactatgcataataggagataagctccacttaccgatggtagtgaatccttgtcatctgtATCCTGCAATTCTCttatgtggcttccctatttgtgcaacatgtcttcaaacaggcacatgtaaTGCAGTGTTGGCATATTCATTGTCAGTAATCTCTttacatggtgactgcatctctattcGATGGGAGTCCTTTTTACATCCACACAGCATACTGGTGACCTATACATTGTACTCCTCCTctattgatgtgatttaggtaacattctgcctcttcatcacaaacaacaactcaacatcttgcccactctgcttgtacactggtcataagcttgccaGTTGGCAACTATTCATtgtcaacacaactcttaccatttgacatcctttccttaatGGTGATAGACTGTACCaataacctatccatttcatccagaCAAGTCAaaaactaacttgtgtaccagtgagtccagtgatcattcctctggatgacattctcttctttacctatgacctgcaacactagttgacatcaatgactacatatcaacaatactcccataccagTTTTCCTTCTAtatgggttgacatcaatgacaacacaatggcaACAAACAGGAGCCTTTAGGCACTCTTGAGTGTCGAGAACGTTTCCCGAAGACCTATAGTTTGATATAGGATCTTACTCAGGCATATCTGGATCTTATTCACCGATGTGGATTATCTTCATTGATAGATATGCCCTGATATAAGATTAATCGAGGTTTGTTGACTACagtggctgagagatggcacagtgaacATAATACCTTTCATCTACCTTAGAGAAATATGACAGTGACGCCCGAGGATGTCTACTGGATACTAAGGATACTCGTGGTTGGGCACGTTGTCTATTATGATTTATATGAGCAGGGTGGGATAGATGCATTGAGAAGGATCTTCGATGATGATCAGATATGTGGGTATGATATCCCTTTGCAGGAGATGTTTGATTTAGATTATGCTCCACTTCCTTAAATACTAGCAAGATTCGTTGGtggtttcctttgtcctgatcataggtcaaagagCTTATCAGTTGGATGGGGCCGCTTGCTAGAGTAGATGATTACACAGGGCACTGGGTTCTCTTAGGGATCCTGCATGTTAGCTCACTTATATTATGACTTGCACCGGGTTATTTACCAAGGATCAACCACTTTAAAAACTGGTGTGACCCTTCtatagatatgggcttgggagcacttacCTATCACACATCCACTATTACATAGAGATCATCTAGTAGGGAGGCCTTATGTATATGGTTATCCAGGTGTTGTTGTCTAGCAAAAGCTAGGAAAACTAGAGTATTGGAGGCGAGTCCTAGATGATCTTGATAGTGTGATATTTGAGTTTAAATTTTCATGTTATCAATGGATGATATGTGTCtaatttattttctcaaaacacagaagacaaaatttcaaacaattatcTTGTTTGTCTCTAGGATCTAAACATCAAGTGTATGTTCCAAGGGCTCACAAAAAGCCCAAATTTCTATTGGTTTTGCACAAAGAAGATACTTCAAGTAGATTTGCCCTAAGGAATCAGTGACAATGCGATAACTCAGCCCACAACTAGGAATCTCCATGATGCAAGTGTAAACACCCTAAATGGGGATGTCCACTTTTTCCATTGTCAAAAGGTGGTAGATAGGGGCCTCTAGGACTGGAAGGaggacccaatcaccctctccccggAAGGctacaagtatcctatgcaaagaCAAGGATTTTTGCCTCTCCTCCAAGGAGCCAAATGGTCAGTGTCTTGTGGGGGAAACCttctatccccttgcactgaaattACTGCACTAAGGCTAAAAAGGGTGGCTTCTAAATAAAAAGGAACTAGTAAGGGCACTGTTTgatgcgtcggggtataaactcaattaagaggtctcctagccttgagaaccaaggtttaatatacccaaaggtatgaaggagagctattcccaacacTACCGTTGATTCCAAttttcatcaaaatcacatttattttatagtgggttagatgaACTTGGCTTTAACCGTTCCCATTTGGGTCTTTCCCCTGTCACTCatccttatgggctactcgggagggtaggcccactAAATATTATTGCACTAATTGAAAAGAAAAGTGATGAGTCTGGGTTTTTTATCACCtcatgaaggtgagagcatactcgcctatcatcgtAGACACGCAAGACATGGTGTTTATtttccttcctaattagtctaggtGTCTATATTAATAACAAAAACAAGCAATACAATCTACCGTAGCTACACCAAAATGTTAGTAGTTTGCAATTTTGTCTTTGGCAACAAAGGGTTTTTAACTCTGGTCTTGGACAACGAAtttaggtgcttacaaaatagaaaacaacaaGTCAGATTCTATAGAATAACAGTCTAAAAACATAACACAAAAGTGCATAACCAAACATAAAAATGCTAAATGAAGCGCCTAAAATGCTATTCTAGAAACCATAAATGCTACCCTATTAACTAAAAATGCCACTTTAATGACCAAAAATATTGTTTTATTATCCAGAAATGCTAttttatgacctagaaatgtagtTTTGCTAACTAAAAACATTGTATTACTGAGCAAAAACGTTGTATTAAGGACTAAAAATGCTATTCTATGTGCCAAAATGCTAATTCAGGAACAAAGAATGCTAAAACAGAGACCAAGAGAgctaaaagagagaaaaagagagtcAAGAGCCAAATTCATTGTTTTGGTCGACGAAAATGCTGAAACGGTGACCAAGAACGTCAATCTCTATTCCCAAAGAGTTGTTTTGTGTGTCAAAAATGCTATTCTGCAACTTTGTGAGAACCTGCCATGAAAAAATCTTGCAAACAAATTTTGTTAAAACTTTGGGGCTAGGCGGCTGCCAAAATTTATGTGTGCAAAATTATAACTTGATTAACCCATTAATAACATTTAAATCACACATACTTAGTGAAACATTaaattgaggaaaatgaaaagaaacAATTTAAAACACTCTCCAATATCGTCTCATCGCTCCCTAGTCTTGAGGACTTTTCTGGTTCATTTGGTGGCTCTGAGATGCATGATTTGagcaaagtgacaactcaagagatgGGAATTAATATTGTATGATGACCTACAACTCATGCAATATCTATTTAATACAAATTCTACATTAAGATGATTAAGCTACTATGAAAGCAATTATTACAATGATACTGTACTATTGTTATGATTCCAATGCTATGATTGCTAAAAATGCTGATATAATACTGACATAATGCTGATAATGATGCTAAGTTTCCTCTCATAACCAAAAGAGGGGTATTTATAAGATTCTCATGACTAGAGGTGAGGTGACAAGAATCAACGATGCAGATTCAGTTTGGATAAATCGACGGTTGAGATTGAAAAATTTGGAAGGAGGTTGAGGAAATGGACACTTGTCATTCCTAAGGAGACAAGTGGCAAAGAATCTCCAACCATATTCCAACAAAggggcaagtggcatggagatgagagacatgtgACACAAGTGCCACGTGTCTCCAAGAGAGGATTGACACTCCAAAAATGGTTAGGATAAGAGGTTGGAGAGGATAGGAATAATTAACCTTTGATTAGGCTGGAGGTTGGTTAGAAGAAGGTTAGGTTAGGGAGTGGTTAGGAGCTAGGACACATGtgcttaaatttgaattttaaaattcaaatttaatgggaagagaataattaaataaacaaattaactaaattcatttacttaattaggaaatagaagaaattaattttggtgagatgaattaagaaaatgaactatataaacaaattatttaattcatttatatagtacAAAAATAaaggtcattaattaaatattttcatatttaattaattcgattttCTAGACTGATTTTTAGTATATACACTATCATattaatcataaaaatttaaaaacatacTTTTAAGATTTACAATAAAAATAACTAATTGACATTCACAACCCAAAAAACACACACACAATGTAAAGTTTGAtaaaaaacatttttattttatttttcaacaaTATTATTTATACTTCATTAAtacaatttaatatttaataatatttttccttttcaatgatactaaataatttttttttataataaatgaaTTATCCATTCCAAACAGATATTCGCCCTAATCACAAAACTATCAACGTATCCACTCACCTGATAAATCCAACTGcaagtttatttttcttttattaaaatCACTTCTAGACGTCGGATCTTCCGAGTGATTGATATGCCTAAATTTGGAACCATTTCAACAGCGACGTATTTATTGTCCTGCCTGCATGAATTTTACATAACGAGTTCTTATCCTGACAACGAGTGAAAGAGCAAATACATCAACCACGACACACAAACACCAAAATATGTCACGAGTTGTCAAATCTATTTGGCGTCCCCAACTTGATTAATGTGCCTGCTCATCCTACACCTTTTTAGCTCCAAATACAACCAAGACACGTTTGCTTTCAAAACGTTTTTATATAACCCACTTGGAAATGAGCATAGAATCGCATTCATACCGCTGAAACTGAACAGAtgcttatttttcttttaaattttggaTGGGTCCTCTCCCCATTTGAGCCCTTTTCATTAGCGATGCCGATTTCTGTCGCTTAATGATCAGATGAGAGCGAATCTTGATTACGTTGCCGTTATCATGTTGCATAATGAGAGATAAGAAGAAACAAGCAGGTGAAGCCTAAGAGTGGTCCATAAATATGGGTGGTAACTGGGTATTGAGTACTCATAAACTTGATAACCCCACAACCTCAAACGTAGCCATGATGTTTCCTGCCATACTAACAGTCGTGAGCTTCTTTGCTGTAGTCTTGATCTGCGCCTTCAGTTCTTACAGGCGAAGAGAGGAAGATAAGGCTCGACCAGTACCCACTTACCCAATCGTGGGCTCAGCGTTTTTCTTCTGGAAAAACCGAGGTCGATTTTCCCAATGTTTTACAGAGCTGCTGAGAGATGCCCCTTCCAACACCATAAAGTTTCAACGCCCAAGTGGAAAAATGGCCATCGTCACAGCCAATCCAGCCAACGTGGAGCACATACTCAAAACCCGATTTGAAATTTATCCCAAGGGCGATTACAACAGGCTCGTCATGAACGATCTCCTGGGCGACGGGATTTTCAACGCGGACGGAGAGGCCTGGAAATTCCAGAGGAAGGTGGCCAGCTATGAGTTCAACACGAGGTCGTTGCGCGATTTCATAGCGGAGACCGTCAATGGAGAGGTCGTCCAACGCCTGCTGCCGCTCCTTCGGAAAGCTGCTCTGCAAGGCAAAAGCTCGTTGGATATGCAGGACGTCCTCAAGAGATTTGCCTTCGATAACATCTGTAAAGTGGCCTTTGGTGCAGATCCCGCTTGCCTTGACATTTCTCTTCCGCAGTCACACTTCATGGAGGCCTTTGATACTGCAACGTATTTGACCGCGGAGCGGTTCTTCACTCCCCTGCCTATCTCCTGGAAGCTCAAGCGGCTCTTAAACGTGGGGTCCGAGAGGCACTTGAGCCAAGCAATAAGGTCTGTTCACTTGTTTGCTGAAGACCTTATGAAGAGAAGAAACAAGGAGCTTTCTCTCTCCTCTGCAGCAGAGCCTGAGGACTTGTTGTCCAGATTTCTGTCCCTTCATCGGAGTAGCGAAGGAGAGTCTTATGGCGATTTCGTGAGAGATATTGTCATCAGTTTTATCTTGGCTGGAAGAGACACAACGTCTGCTGCTCTCACTTGGTTTTTCTGGCTCTTGTCTTCCCATCCCCATGTCGAAAAAAATATTGAGCTCGAAGTTAAACGTGTTATCGCTGCCAGAGATGAGATCAGTTCCGGTTTTTCTTACGAGGAATTGAAAGAGATGAATTATCTGCAGGCGTCTCTTTGTGAATCGATGCGGCTGTATCCGCCCGTTCCGTCTGATTCTAAAGAGGCATTGCAAGATGATGTTCTTCCAGATGGCACCATTGTGAGCAAAGGGACACGAGTGACTTACCATCCGTACGCGATGGGAAGGATGGAGAGTATCTGGGGCGCCGATTGCTTGGAATTCAAGCCGGAGAGATGGCTCAAGAAAGGTGATAATGGATCGCTGGTGTGTGTGGCAGAGAATGCATTTAAATATGCAGTGTTTCAGGCCGGACCGCGCATTTGCTTGGGGAAAGAAATGGCTTTTACTCAGATGAAATGCATCGTTGCCAGTGTCATCACAGAATTTCGTCTGGATGTTGATCCCAACTTGAAGCCCAAGTTCGTATCCACGTTAACTTCAGGAATGAGCGGTGGGCTTTATGTCAAAgttgttgagaaaacaaaagaggaTTAATGGTAAGATTTGTAAGCAGTTTCCTCGTATAAGGAATCCTTGTTTTCCTGTCCATCTATGTCAAAAGCAGTGCGAATGTATATTGCAAATGGATTGAAATTGGTTGTTTCCTTGTGCATAAAAGTTATgacggagagagagagatatgtttCTTGatgtattttttaatataaatgatTATATAGTTCCAACCATTGAATTGGTATATTTATATTCTTTTAAATTTAGTTTTATATTTGTTTTAGTGGAATGTTTTGATAGAATAATATGTACATGAGTTTCATTCTTTTTGtttacatttattttatattttatttatcattattATTCTTATTCTCATATATTTGTCTTATGTTTCACAATTCAATCTTAAGATGTGGGAgaatgattttaaattttaaaatttaactttCATCTTCTTTTACACTACATAATTTATGTACATTTGTGTATATGCTATTTAAGTCAGGATATTTAAAATATTCATAGTGCACTTAATTTCATAAGATAGATCATAAGAAGAAAATCATTAAAACACACTTCAATTTCTATGGGAATCAAAGAATCAAATCCGTAATCATTATCATGTCTAGATCATCTAGATGTTTGTGTATGTTTTTTAGATATCACCTATCATCATTAGTTCAACCTACCAAAGGGGTTTTGCTTGCTATTATGGAATTTATCACTTTAGATGGTAGATTTACTAGggtttacaactatcattttgtcATTCTTAACCATTTTTGGTATAAAGAGAAAATTTCCATTCCATTCTATCTTTTATGCACCCTAAATACTGGGATAAAGGATGCAATTTCCAACCCCAATCCCAATATAGCTATGCATGAGGgtctgatggtgattttgtataatcacatcaagaataccACCGTCCATCTGAACATTGCCGAGGTTTCTGAGTCGGAAGAGGATTTGGACGACTCTGATAATGAAGATGGTGATGGCTATGACATGGAAGCTGAGGCAGAGGATGACCCCCAAATTGCTTGGTCAagcaagagaaaaagaaaaacaatgcATGAGCTACAGAATAAAGGGTCGACCAAAAGGAAGTAGAGGGGGGAGGATGATGATAGCTGGTATGATGAGGAAAATGAGATAGATGACGACATGGATACTGAAAGCgaggaggtccaaatcctctcGAGCTAGAAGCAGAAAAGGAAAACTCCAAAAAATGAGGATGTGGGAACCAAGAATCGGTTGCCTCTCATGATTGGTTCTAAGGATAAGGGTTTGGTTGGGGAGGACATGACCATGAAAGAAGCTCAAATCTCTGATGTCAGGGAGGTGGGTTTTGAGGTGAATTTAGAACCTACTGGTGACAAGACCCAAGaatgacatcatctggatatcgaTCTTTGCATAAAAAATGGCACAGATAGCTTCAGAAAAGTGTTCCTCTGACTGCATAAGGAAATTACTGGCATAAAAACCAAGCAAGCCCAAGAAGCCAGAAAAATTGAGACCTTAGAAGCTATTGGCTCAGGTAAATTTAATTCCCTCCCTAAATGTCTCAGTGAGCTTACCAAAGCTATTAGTAATGCTGAGGAGATTATTAATGCTCATCGGAATAGCTTCCAAATCTTGGGTAACAGAGTAGGGGCTACTGAAAAAAGACTTGAAGGAATTGAGAACACGCTCAagaagattggtgagaaaagtcatAGGATCCTTAATGCCATCTCTGCTAGTATGAAGACTCTTATCGGTAAGCTtgagaatgaccatggggataaggccTCTGTGGACATCATTTATGTGAAGGAAGATACCCCTGATGATAAGGAGACAGGGCTGGGCAGAAGAACTCATGCGACCACCAGAAAGATGCAAAGCCAaagaaaggaaattgatgatatcaaGCAGGCGGCTGATAATATGGAACAATTGGAGTTGGAAGCCGTTGAGATGCTTCAAAACTTAACCTAACCTGGGCTCTTTCTCTATCGGTCCTGTTTTTTGTTAGCTGTCTCTTGTTTGCTAGATTTTTTTGCTCGTCAGCTGTCCTTTTCTTAgttgttgtcttttgtgttttgttgcgctttaatgtatatcttatgatcttttggttgtaatgggttttagggcccatcaaaacctgctttcccttattcaaaaacattagaaaattggTTTACCTATCAACTCAATGAAGTCTTTTAGTGCCCTTACACatcaccttgatagattcatctatCAAAAAGGTGAATATGAACAAGTTTTTAGATGCAGGATCCGATGGATAAATCTTGTATGTCACATCAAGTTCAAGTGTCTTAGAATCAACCATGTCACACTTGTGATTAAACCATGGAGATTATCAAGATAGTTTAGATTTTGAGACAATTATCACATTGAATCCATTGATTAATTTGTGGTGGAAAATCATTGCAAAATATCATTATCACCATTATTCCATCATTGATCTGAAATTTAAGTACCCCTATCCTTTGCATTTAACTTTTACATATTTAGTATGATTATTTATGTTGACATTGATTTAATCTAAGTTATGTTGACATTGATTATTTATGTTGACATTGAGGAGGAAAATGAGATGGATGACAACATAATTACTAAAATTGAGGAGGTCCTAATCCTCTCAAGCAGAAAGTAGGGAAGGAAAACTCCAAAAAATGAGGATGTGTGAACCAAGAATCGGTCGCCTCTCATGACTGGTTCTAAGGATAAGGGTCTGGTTGGGGAGGACACAACCATGAAAGAAGCTCAGAGATCTAATGTCAAGGAGGCGGGTCTTGAGGTGAATTTAGAACTTGCTGGTGACAAGACGCAGGAAGGCCATCATCTGGATATCAATCTTTGCATAAAAAATGACACAAATAGCTTCAACAAAGTGTTCTTCTGGTTGCATAAGGAAATCACTAGCATAAAAACCAAGCAAGCTCAGGAAGCTAGAAAAATTGAGACCTTAGAAGCTATTGGCTTGGGTAAATTTAACTCCCTCCTTGAATGTTTCAGTGAGCCTACCAAAGCTATTAGTAATGCTGAGGAGATTATTAATGCTCATCAGAATAGCTTCCAAATCTTGGATAATAGAGCAGGGGCTACTGAAAAAAGACTTGAAGGAGTTGAGAACACGCTCAAGAAGATTAGTGAGCAAAGTCATAAGATCATTAAGGCCGCCTCTGCTATTATGAAGACTCTTATCAGTAAGCTtgagaatgaccatggggataaggccTTTGTGGGCATCATTGATGTGAAGGAAGATACCCCTGATGATAAGGAGGCAAGGTTGGGCAGAAGAAGTCGTGCAAGCACCAGAAAGATGCAAAGCCAAagcaaagaaattgatgatatcaaGCGGGTGACTGATAATATGGAACAACTAGAGCTAGAAGCCGCTGAGATGCTTCAAAACTTAAGCTAACCTGGGATCTTTCTCTATCGGTTCTGTTTTTTGTTAGCTGTCTCTAGTTTGCTGGATTTTTTTGCTCGTCTACTGTCCTTTTCTTGgttgttgtcttttgtgttttgttgcACTTTAATGTATATCTTATGATCTTTTGGTTGTAACGGGTTTTAGGGGcccatcaaaacttgttttcccttattcaaaaacattagaaaattagTTTACCTATCAACTCAATGAAGTCTTTTGGTGCCCTTATGCACCACCTTGATAGATTTATCTATCAAAAAGGTGAATATGAACAAGTTTTTAGATGCAGAATCTAATGGATCAATCTTGTATATCACATCAAGTTCGAGCGTCTTAGAATCAACCATTTTACACTTGTGATTAAACCATGGAGATTATCAAGATAGTTTATATTTTGAGACAATTATCATATTGAATCCATTAATTAATTTGAGGTGGAAAATCACTTCAAAATATTATTATCACCATTATTCCATCATTGATATGAAATTTAAGTACCCCTAtcctttgcatttaatttttacatatttagTATGATTATTTATGTTgacatttatttaatataatttattttgttcTAGTGACAACATATATTTAATTAGCTTAGATTATTTAGGAATGCAtggttttatttgattttttttttgtaaacttGGCATATCCTATACCACCTAGGGTTTTGTCTTCTAAATTTTAGTAATTAGATTTAATAATTATGTAGCTTATCTTATTTTTAGATATAACTATGATTTGATTGACCTTATCATATTTTTATTCATAACCTCCTATTAATTTAGGTTCTTTCATTTattgtatacatatatacaaaattagaagtaaaaaatctaaacaaatgcaaataaagattaaagCTTCAAACTAAGT includes:
- the LOC131037466 gene encoding cytochrome P450 94B3, translated to MGGNWVLSTHKLDNPTTSNVAMMFPAILTVVSFFAVVLICAFSSYRRREEDKARPVPTYPIVGSAFFFWKNRGRFSQCFTELLRDAPSNTIKFQRPSGKMAIVTANPANVEHILKTRFEIYPKGDYNRLVMNDLLGDGIFNADGEAWKFQRKVASYEFNTRSLRDFIAETVNGEVVQRLLPLLRKAALQGKSSLDMQDVLKRFAFDNICKVAFGADPACLDISLPQSHFMEAFDTATYLTAERFFTPLPISWKLKRLLNVGSERHLSQAIRSVHLFAEDLMKRRNKELSLSSAAEPEDLLSRFLSLHRSSEGESYGDFVRDIVISFILAGRDTTSAALTWFFWLLSSHPHVEKNIELEVKRVIAARDEISSGFSYEELKEMNYLQASLCESMRLYPPVPSDSKEALQDDVLPDGTIVSKGTRVTYHPYAMGRMESIWGADCLEFKPERWLKKGDNGSLVCVAENAFKYAVFQAGPRICLGKEMAFTQMKCIVASVITEFRLDVDPNLKPKFVSTLTSGMSGGLYVKVVEKTKED